A part of Bacillus rossius redtenbacheri isolate Brsri chromosome 1, Brsri_v3, whole genome shotgun sequence genomic DNA contains:
- the LOC134527546 gene encoding zinc finger BED domain-containing protein 4-like, translating into MSSEVWKYFVIDRQNSGYAICQICKCTISRGGKSKTTTNMKKHLENKHGSYVHETKKQRLHSSELSEIEENEIDDSSAQNCSSETTLPLSSNSDVRPTATDSSRGSGSVSPRHAEKVGQTNISSRTPNQYRLTPKSQYQPTLQSFIDKTAQFKSTDPRAKSITQHIGRMMCLDNRPFSMVEDRGFTEFVKFLEPRYVLPSRKHFSNTVVPHMYQECRENVNKKLDEAEHVSLTTDMWTSTANDDYLGLTVHFVDSNFVLQHLNIGVIPFPELSHTGNNLCNFITETLEEWKLQSKVVAIVRDNARNITAGLESSEYEHLPCLAHTLQLVVKEGLLNNKNVNNLIANGRRIVGHFKHSCKATKELKKAQATLKMKKHKLIQDEPTRWNSSLHMLQRLLEQKQSVSLASATLQLPVTFSSAEWNLMTNVVNLLSIFNHATLAVSTQCVTASEVIPIINSSTEELRKPAPTGSGVQGIKNDMLAAITLKYSDVEENMLYAVATLLDPRFKHHVFVQDGNVTKAKVFLIEEARKTICLKQPETESVPQTSSQAMESHGMWTFYSNIMKTAPSVSHIASVEDEINVYLEEPIQNSSTNVFQYWKENTKYPCLKKLSKKFLCIPPSTVHSERLFSTAGLIVDQKRNRLDPERVKMLVFLNKNL; encoded by the exons ATGTCTAGTGAAGTGTGGAAATACTTTGTCATCGACCGACAAAATTCTGGCTACGCAATATGTCAAATCTGTAAATGTACAATCTCACGTGGCGGTAAATCTAAAActacaacaaacatgaaaaaacatcTCGAAAACAAGCATGGGAGTTACGTTCATGAGACGAAGAAACAAAGGCTACATTCATCGGAATTGAGCGAgattgaagaaaatgaaatagatGATAGTTCAGCACAAAATTGTTCTTCAGAGACAACCTTGCCATTGTCATCAAATTCAGATGTTAGGCCTACTGCTACTGATTCATCGAGAGGCAGCGGTTCAGTGTCCCCGAGGCATGCTGAGAAAGTTGGCCAAACGAATATTTCATCAAGAACACCAAACCAGTATAGGCTAACTCCTAAAAGTCAATACCAGCCTACATTACAATCATTTATTGATAAAACTGCACAATTCAAGTCCACTGATCCTCGTGCAAAATCAATAACTCAGCACATAGGTAGAATGATGTGCTTAGACAATCGTCCTTTTAGCATGGTTGAAGACAGAGGATTCACAGAATTTGTCAAATTCCTTGAGCCTAGGTATGTTTTGCCCagcagaaaacatttttcaaatactgTTGTACCACACATGTACCAAGAATGTAGGGAAAATGTGAACAAAAAGTTGGACGAAGCTGAACATGTGAGTCTTACAACAGATATGTGGACTTCAACAGCCAATGACGATTATCTTGGTCTaactgtgcattttgttgattccAATTTTGTCTTGCAACACCTCAACATTGGGGTTATTCCCTTTCCTGAATTATCTCACACAgggaacaatttgtgcaattttatcacagaaacacttgaagaatggAAGCTGCAATCTAAAGTTGTTGCCATTGTAAGAGACAATGCCAGGAACATAACTGCTGGCCTAGAATCATCCGAATATGAACATCTGCCATGCCTAGCACATACCCTGCAGCTTGTTGTAAAGGAAGGGCTACTGAACAACAAGAATGTAAATAATCTGATTGCCAACGGTCGTCGCATAGTTGGCCATTTCAAACATTCTTGTAAGGCGACAAAAGAGTTAAAGAAGGCTCAAGCCACGCTGAAAATGAAAAAACATAAACTTATCCAGGATGAACCAACGCGTTGGAATTCATCTCTCCATATGCTACAGCGCTTACTTGAGCAAAAACAGTCTGTTTCTTTAGCATCAGCAACTCTGCAGTTACCTGTGACTTTTTCATCAGCAGAATGGAACCTGATGACAAATGTAGTAAACCTTTTAAGTATTTTCAACCATGCAACATTGGCTGTAAGTACTCAGTGTGTGACAGCCTCAGAAGTCATACCTATAATCAACAGTTCTACTGAAGAGCTAAGGAaaccagcacctactggatcaggtgtacagggcaTCAAAAATGATATGCTTGCTGCCATAACTTTGAAGTATTCTGATGTTGAAGAGAATATGTTGTACGCAGTTGCAACATTACTGGACCCACGATTTAAACACCATGTTTTTGTGCAGGACGGTAATGTCACAAAAGCGAAAGTTTTTTTGATTGAAGAAGCAAGAAAAACTATCTGTTTGAAACAACCTGAAACTGAG TCTGTGCCGCAAACATCCAGCCAAGCAATGGAAAGCCATGGTATGTGGACATTTTACTCAAACATAATGAAGACTGCCCCAAGTGTAAGCCACATCGCATCAGTTGAAGATGAGATTAATGTTTACTTGGAAGAACCTATTCAAAATTCAAGTACCAACGTTTTCCAGTATTGGAAAGAAAATACCAAGTAcccatgtttaaaaaaactgtcaaagaaATTTCTTTGCATTCCACCTTCAACTGTACATTCCGAGCGATTATTCAGCACTGCAGGACTGATTGTTGATCAGAAACGGAACCGTTTAGATCCTGAACGAGTcaaaatgttggtttttttaaataagaatttgtGA